One Desulforhopalus sp. DNA segment encodes these proteins:
- a CDS encoding heterodisulfide reductase-related iron-sulfur binding cluster, translating to MEQQELRDWEARCIQEEPPACRAGCPLSVDARAFTLAMAGDDIPGARAILEKSMPLAGIVARLCEAPCENFCVRGPLGGPLAIGGLERVCVAGAPVKGKVFRLPPRNKKVTVIGGGPSSLTVAFDLAKKGYAIALYHQDPTPGGWLGSLPEAVLPAAVLEEELKRLVGLGVEFYQVADRDAIHGAGDATYIGQDDSLTAGHRVDLTDPDLQTFALAEPGLFTGGLSALDHPYRFITDVSQGREAAVSIDRYLQGASLTASRVALRHGHTELFTETKDVAIRERVVPADPGGFSREEAVREAGRCINCQCLECVRHCAYLAEYKAYPKTYARRVYNNSAIVKGIHQANHFINSCSLCGQCETICPKDFSMADLCLEARQQMVRENRMPASAHWFALEEMRAATGETALARHAPGQTVSSAMLFPGCQLAGIRPEQTLRLYERMLELEPATGIWLDCCGAPGHWAGRTEEFSAMTTRLEEIWVTMGRPKILMACSTCLKIFREHLPQIEVASVWTMLAQKPVAGAAVFPALALSDPCTSRHDEETRSAVRSLLAATGQALAPLPMSGAMTECCGFGGLMEGAAPATAKKVREARVAESDEVFLTYCAMCRDQLAKTGRPVLHLLDILFADTAHPAGEAPASISARRANRRMLKAEVLSRYPEAEGQEQPPWLSLNLDITNEVAALLEERRILEDDIRQVLYKSNERGAYFAHGASDRRIASARLGEVTFWVEYKLVAEVYHIDRCWSHRMVIRGGGERA from the coding sequence ATGGAGCAACAAGAACTGCGTGATTGGGAGGCCCGGTGTATCCAGGAAGAGCCGCCGGCCTGCCGGGCTGGCTGCCCGCTTTCTGTTGATGCCCGGGCCTTTACCCTGGCCATGGCAGGGGACGATATCCCCGGCGCCAGGGCCATTCTTGAAAAAAGCATGCCCCTTGCCGGCATCGTCGCCCGTCTGTGTGAGGCCCCCTGCGAAAATTTTTGTGTGCGAGGTCCCCTTGGCGGTCCGCTCGCCATTGGTGGCCTTGAGCGGGTCTGTGTGGCGGGGGCACCGGTTAAGGGGAAAGTCTTCCGCCTGCCGCCCCGGAATAAGAAAGTGACCGTCATCGGCGGTGGGCCGAGCAGCCTGACCGTGGCCTTTGATCTCGCTAAGAAAGGCTATGCCATTGCCCTTTACCACCAAGATCCAACTCCGGGAGGATGGCTGGGCAGTTTGCCCGAGGCAGTGTTGCCCGCCGCAGTTTTGGAAGAGGAATTGAAAAGGCTCGTCGGCCTGGGTGTGGAGTTTTACCAGGTTGCCGATCGGGATGCCATACACGGTGCCGGTGACGCCACCTATATCGGCCAGGATGACAGTCTTACTGCGGGACATAGGGTCGATCTCACTGATCCTGACCTGCAGACCTTTGCCCTTGCCGAGCCGGGGCTTTTCACCGGCGGCCTGAGTGCCCTTGACCATCCTTACCGCTTTATCACCGACGTGTCTCAGGGGCGGGAGGCGGCCGTCTCCATCGACCGCTATCTGCAGGGGGCATCGCTTACCGCCAGCAGGGTGGCCTTGCGGCACGGGCACACCGAGCTTTTTACCGAGACGAAGGATGTTGCCATCCGCGAGCGGGTAGTACCTGCTGATCCCGGCGGTTTCAGCCGGGAGGAGGCGGTGCGGGAGGCCGGACGGTGCATCAACTGCCAGTGTCTCGAATGCGTCCGCCACTGCGCCTATCTGGCGGAATATAAGGCCTATCCCAAGACCTACGCGCGACGCGTCTATAACAACTCAGCCATCGTCAAGGGCATCCATCAGGCCAATCATTTTATCAACAGCTGCTCGCTTTGCGGGCAATGCGAGACCATCTGTCCGAAGGATTTCTCGATGGCTGATCTTTGCCTGGAGGCCCGGCAGCAGATGGTCCGGGAAAACCGTATGCCTGCCTCGGCCCACTGGTTTGCTCTGGAAGAGATGCGCGCCGCCACCGGCGAAACGGCTCTGGCCCGCCACGCCCCGGGACAGACGGTAAGCTCCGCGATGCTCTTTCCCGGTTGCCAGCTGGCCGGAATCCGGCCGGAGCAGACACTGCGCCTTTATGAGCGAATGCTTGAGCTGGAACCGGCCACCGGTATATGGCTCGACTGCTGTGGGGCTCCTGGCCATTGGGCTGGAAGAACAGAGGAATTCTCGGCAATGACGACACGGCTGGAGGAAATCTGGGTGACCATGGGGCGCCCGAAGATCCTGATGGCCTGTTCTACCTGTCTGAAGATATTCCGGGAACATTTGCCGCAGATTGAGGTGGCATCGGTTTGGACAATGTTGGCACAGAAACCGGTTGCGGGTGCTGCGGTTTTCCCGGCCCTGGCGCTCTCCGACCCCTGTACGTCGAGGCACGACGAGGAAACCAGGAGTGCCGTTCGCAGCCTCCTTGCCGCCACCGGCCAAGCTCTTGCCCCTCTGCCGATGTCCGGGGCAATGACTGAGTGCTGCGGCTTTGGCGGGCTGATGGAGGGTGCCGCCCCGGCCACCGCCAAAAAAGTCCGCGAGGCACGGGTAGCTGAGTCTGACGAGGTCTTTCTCACCTACTGCGCCATGTGTCGGGATCAGCTGGCAAAAACCGGCAGACCGGTGCTGCATCTGCTCGATATCCTCTTTGCCGATACGGCCCATCCGGCGGGCGAGGCCCCGGCCTCCATCTCGGCCCGCCGGGCCAACAGGCGGATGCTCAAGGCAGAGGTGCTGTCCAGATATCCCGAGGCGGAAGGTCAAGAACAACCGCCCTGGCTGTCCCTCAACCTCGACATTACCAATGAGGTGGCAGCCCTTCTTGAAGAACGGCGCATCCTTGAAGATGACATCCGTCAAGTGCTCTATAAGAGTAACGAGCGGGGAGCATATTTTGCCCATGGCGCCAGCGACCGGCGGATCGCCTCGGCCCGCCTTGGCGAGGTGACCTTCTGGGTCGAATACAAGCTGGTGGCAGAGGTGTACCACATCGACCGCTGCTGGAGCCATCGCATGGTGATACGCGGGGGAGGGGAAAGGGCATGA
- a CDS encoding DNA-binding protein yields MSLRFLPTDMNWICQPCGIPLQPGMVELQYMDNVFKVELPVCPRCSAVLIAEDLALGRILEVEQLLEDK; encoded by the coding sequence ATGAGTCTTAGATTTCTACCGACCGATATGAACTGGATCTGTCAGCCCTGCGGGATACCATTGCAGCCCGGCATGGTCGAACTGCAGTATATGGACAATGTCTTTAAGGTCGAATTGCCGGTGTGTCCCAGGTGTTCGGCGGTGCTCATTGCCGAGGATCTGGCCCTTGGGCGGATTCTTGAAGTAGAGCAGCTCCTCGAAGACAAATGA
- a CDS encoding XdhC family protein, giving the protein MQQILDTLINTLVKGQSVVLCAITHNLGSAPRTSGARMLVLADGTTYGSVGGGAVEGTCQAKARELLRGGPAFAELDFQLNATSAAEQGMVCGGSVAILLHVVDPESLPLLRTLQSDYLLGKRPLLLTLLPHDNQPPRLLLLGSGEGDVPVQLRDELLRKSRRAPFIAVHEGREVFVEPLVHPGRVHLVGAGHVALATAKIAAFAGFEVVVMDDRQKFANSERYPQASKVRVLESFGDCIGDLGPDDYVIIVTRGHLHDRDVLAQALRTTAGYIGMIGSRRKRAAVYESLRGEGFTDDDLARVHCPIGLAIGADTPEEIALSIVAELVQVRAGMNG; this is encoded by the coding sequence ATGCAGCAGATTCTTGATACGCTCATCAATACCCTGGTGAAGGGACAATCTGTGGTGCTCTGCGCCATTACCCACAACCTCGGCTCGGCACCCCGAACCTCCGGTGCCCGGATGCTGGTTTTGGCCGACGGCACCACCTACGGCAGTGTCGGCGGCGGTGCCGTCGAAGGGACCTGTCAGGCGAAGGCCAGGGAGCTTCTGCGTGGCGGACCGGCCTTTGCCGAACTGGACTTTCAACTGAACGCCACCTCCGCCGCCGAACAGGGCATGGTCTGCGGCGGTTCGGTGGCAATTCTGCTGCATGTAGTCGATCCCGAGTCGCTGCCCCTGCTGCGCACCCTGCAAAGCGACTATCTCCTTGGCAAACGCCCGCTGCTCCTCACCCTGCTGCCCCATGACAACCAGCCGCCCCGCCTGCTCCTCCTTGGTTCCGGGGAAGGGGATGTGCCGGTGCAGCTGCGGGACGAGCTCCTCCGCAAGAGCAGACGGGCGCCGTTTATCGCCGTCCATGAGGGCCGGGAGGTGTTTGTCGAGCCGCTGGTGCATCCGGGGCGCGTCCACCTGGTGGGCGCCGGACATGTCGCCCTTGCTACGGCAAAAATTGCTGCTTTTGCCGGTTTTGAGGTGGTGGTCATGGATGACCGCCAGAAATTTGCCAATAGCGAACGCTACCCCCAGGCAAGCAAGGTGCGGGTCCTTGAATCTTTTGGCGATTGCATAGGGGACCTCGGGCCCGACGATTATGTGATCATCGTCACCCGCGGTCACCTCCATGACCGGGATGTGCTGGCCCAGGCCCTGCGCACTACCGCCGGCTACATCGGTATGATCGGCAGCCGGAGAAAGCGCGCTGCCGTTTATGAATCGCTGCGGGGTGAAGGTTTTACCGACGACGATCTGGCTCGCGTGCACTGTCCCATCGGTCTTGCCATCGGCGCCGACACCCCGGAGGAGATTGCCCTCAGCATTGTGGCCGAGTTGGTGCAGGTTCGCGCCGGGATGAACGGATGA
- a CDS encoding class I SAM-dependent methyltransferase, producing MKPLYLATAVREGLGASLRPGGDTLTRRILQLTSPAMASTVLDAGCGLGTSMRLLRQYGIRTVIGLDLEAEFLGEARLGNFPVARADLQNLPLTDACLDMLLCECVWNLTDRHRTLGEFARTLRPGGYLALTDIFARSQVNSEDSVAWPVPCCFSGATGLPAVAEMVGAAGFEILVLEDHSRLLTHTAAEFVFAHGSLQAFWQAVTGDAGQASAACAASAATRPGLFLLIAKRSRS from the coding sequence ATGAAACCGTTGTATCTCGCCACCGCCGTTCGGGAAGGTCTGGGCGCTTCTCTGCGACCGGGAGGCGATACTCTCACCAGACGGATTCTTCAGCTTACATCGCCGGCAATGGCCAGTACTGTCCTTGATGCCGGCTGTGGACTCGGCACAAGCATGCGGCTTCTGCGGCAATACGGTATCCGTACCGTCATCGGTCTTGATCTTGAGGCGGAATTCCTGGGCGAGGCCCGCCTGGGTAATTTTCCGGTGGCCAGGGCTGATCTGCAAAATCTGCCTTTGACGGATGCATGCCTTGATATGCTCCTCTGCGAATGCGTCTGGAATCTCACCGATCGCCACCGGACCCTGGGCGAATTTGCCCGAACGCTACGGCCGGGTGGATATCTCGCCCTCACCGATATCTTTGCCAGGTCCCAGGTAAATAGTGAAGACAGCGTGGCATGGCCGGTACCCTGCTGTTTTTCCGGGGCCACCGGTCTCCCTGCGGTGGCGGAAATGGTCGGTGCCGCCGGTTTTGAAATCCTTGTCCTGGAGGACCATAGCCGGTTACTCACCCACACCGCCGCCGAGTTTGTTTTTGCCCACGGTTCCCTGCAGGCATTCTGGCAGGCGGTAACCGGAGACGCAGGCCAGGCCTCTGCTGCCTGTGCGGCGAGCGCCGCCACCCGTCCCGGTCTTTTTCTACTTATTGCTAAAAGGAGCAGGTCATGA
- a CDS encoding C-GCAxxG-C-C family protein, which produces MNEMQLDILRLKNQGFCCSQIMMHMALDIQGSENPGLLRAMTGLCKGSLSQRGTCGVFTGAACILGLYAGKGLADDEADERLPLMLAALEQWFEGVVVGKFGGSKCADIVDDFKPDMAICGKLIEECFGQTMAILVENGFDPADSRND; this is translated from the coding sequence ATGAACGAGATGCAACTGGATATCTTGCGACTGAAGAATCAAGGCTTTTGCTGCAGCCAGATCATGATGCATATGGCATTGGACATCCAGGGCAGTGAAAACCCCGGACTGCTGCGGGCCATGACCGGTTTGTGCAAGGGTTCCCTGTCCCAAAGAGGCACCTGCGGTGTGTTCACTGGAGCCGCCTGTATTCTCGGGCTCTATGCCGGTAAAGGCCTGGCTGATGACGAGGCGGATGAACGATTGCCGCTGATGCTGGCGGCCCTGGAACAGTGGTTCGAGGGCGTTGTGGTCGGTAAATTCGGCGGTAGCAAGTGCGCCGATATCGTCGATGATTTCAAGCCGGATATGGCCATTTGCGGCAAGCTTATCGAGGAGTGTTTCGGGCAAACCATGGCTATTCTTGTGGAAAACGGTTTTGATCCGGCCGATTCGAGAAATGACTGA
- a CDS encoding molybdopterin-dependent oxidoreductase, which yields MIKKEFVVNGIPRRLVVDGEDSLANVLRANLGLTGTKVGCGEGQCGACSVLVDGKVTRSCATKMRRLADGAKITTIEGIGTPDNLHPLQMAWMAHGGAQCGFCSPGFIVSAKGLLDGNPKPSRDDVRDWFQKHRNACRCTGYKPLVDATMDAAKVLRGEMSIDELAFKIPADGRIWGTKFPRPSALAKVTGTCDYGADLGLKLPEETLQLALVQAKVSHAKIKSIDTSEAGLMPGVFKIITHKDIKGKNRITGLITFPTNKGDGWDRPILCDEKVFQFGDAIAIVCAATKKQAEAAAAKVKVELEELPAYMSALAAMAEDAIEIHPGTPNVYFEQRIAKGEETAKVFAAADVVVEDDFYVGRQPHMPIEPDVGFAYINDDGKLVIHSKSIGLHLHLYMIAPGLGVEPENLVMVQNPAGGTFGYKFSPTMEALVGAAALATGRPVFLGYNYFQQQTYTGKRSPFFINLKLAATKDGKLLGMESDWSVDHGPYSEFGDLLTLRGAQFIGSGYDIANIRGIGRTVCTNHAWGSAFRAYGSPQSEFASEVLMDELAEKLGIDPLELRYKNVYRKGETTPTGQVPEVLSLEELIDTLRPKYQAALKNAKEASTAAVKRGVGVALGVYGSGLDGPDSAEADAELNSDGTISIFTTWHDHGQGADMGALATAQEALHPMGIAPDKIKLYLNDTSICPNGGPAGGSRSQVVVGQAIKAACDSLVGGMKKASGYRSFAEMVAEKIPTKYRGKWTAPGTACDENGQGKPFVCYMYGVFMAEVAVDIATGVTTVEKMTLVADIGKIANKLVVDGQMYGGLAQGIGLALTEDFEDIKKHSTMVGAGFPYTKQIPDNMELIYVECHRPDGPFGASGVGELPLTCPHAAIINGIYNACGVRITRLPALPEKVLAGLKK from the coding sequence ATGATCAAAAAAGAGTTTGTTGTCAATGGTATCCCCAGGCGACTGGTGGTAGACGGGGAAGACAGCCTGGCCAATGTGTTGCGGGCCAACCTCGGCCTCACCGGCACCAAGGTGGGATGCGGCGAGGGCCAGTGCGGGGCCTGCAGCGTCCTGGTCGACGGCAAGGTGACCCGCTCCTGCGCCACCAAGATGCGGCGGTTGGCCGACGGTGCCAAGATTACCACCATCGAAGGCATTGGTACCCCGGACAACCTGCATCCCCTGCAGATGGCCTGGATGGCCCATGGCGGTGCTCAATGCGGCTTCTGCAGCCCGGGCTTTATCGTCTCGGCCAAGGGCCTGCTCGACGGCAATCCAAAGCCCAGCCGCGACGATGTTCGTGACTGGTTCCAGAAGCATCGTAACGCCTGCCGCTGCACTGGCTACAAACCGCTGGTCGATGCGACCATGGATGCAGCCAAGGTGCTGCGCGGCGAGATGAGTATCGATGAACTGGCCTTCAAGATCCCCGCCGACGGCCGGATCTGGGGCACCAAGTTCCCCCGTCCATCGGCCCTTGCCAAGGTCACCGGCACCTGCGATTACGGCGCCGACCTCGGTTTGAAACTTCCCGAAGAAACCCTGCAGCTCGCCCTGGTGCAGGCAAAAGTCTCCCATGCCAAGATCAAATCCATCGACACCAGTGAAGCAGGTCTCATGCCCGGCGTCTTCAAGATCATTACCCACAAGGACATCAAGGGCAAAAACCGCATCACCGGCCTGATCACCTTCCCGACCAACAAGGGCGACGGCTGGGACCGGCCGATCCTCTGCGACGAGAAGGTCTTCCAGTTCGGTGACGCCATTGCCATCGTCTGCGCCGCCACCAAGAAGCAGGCGGAAGCGGCGGCGGCCAAGGTCAAGGTCGAGCTGGAGGAGCTGCCCGCCTATATGAGTGCCCTCGCCGCCATGGCCGAGGACGCCATCGAGATCCATCCGGGCACCCCCAACGTCTATTTTGAACAGCGCATCGCCAAGGGCGAGGAGACCGCGAAGGTCTTTGCGGCGGCGGATGTGGTGGTGGAGGACGATTTCTATGTCGGCCGTCAACCGCACATGCCGATTGAGCCGGATGTCGGTTTTGCCTATATCAACGACGACGGCAAGCTGGTCATCCATTCCAAATCGATCGGCCTGCACCTGCATCTGTATATGATCGCGCCCGGCCTGGGCGTCGAGCCGGAGAATCTGGTCATGGTGCAGAATCCCGCCGGTGGCACCTTTGGCTACAAGTTCAGCCCGACCATGGAGGCCCTGGTGGGTGCCGCGGCCCTGGCCACCGGCCGGCCGGTCTTCCTCGGCTACAATTACTTCCAGCAGCAGACCTACACCGGTAAGCGTTCGCCGTTCTTTATCAACCTGAAATTGGCGGCAACCAAAGACGGCAAGCTGCTCGGCATGGAATCCGATTGGTCGGTCGACCATGGGCCCTATTCGGAATTCGGTGATCTGCTGACCCTGCGCGGTGCCCAGTTCATCGGTTCCGGCTACGATATCGCCAATATCCGCGGCATCGGCCGCACCGTCTGCACCAACCATGCCTGGGGCTCGGCCTTCCGGGCCTATGGTTCACCCCAGTCGGAGTTCGCCTCCGAGGTGCTGATGGACGAGCTGGCGGAAAAACTCGGCATCGATCCACTGGAACTGCGCTACAAGAACGTCTACCGCAAGGGTGAAACCACCCCGACCGGCCAGGTTCCCGAGGTCCTCAGCCTGGAGGAGCTGATCGATACCCTTCGGCCTAAATACCAGGCAGCCCTGAAAAATGCCAAAGAGGCCTCCACTGCAGCGGTCAAACGCGGCGTCGGTGTCGCCCTTGGTGTCTACGGCAGCGGCCTCGACGGCCCGGACAGCGCCGAAGCCGATGCCGAATTGAACAGCGACGGCACGATATCGATCTTCACCACCTGGCACGATCACGGCCAGGGTGCGGACATGGGAGCCCTGGCTACCGCCCAGGAGGCCCTGCATCCGATGGGCATCGCCCCGGATAAGATCAAGCTTTACCTTAACGACACCTCGATCTGTCCAAACGGCGGTCCGGCCGGCGGCAGCCGCTCCCAGGTGGTAGTAGGGCAGGCGATCAAGGCTGCCTGCGATAGTCTTGTTGGCGGCATGAAAAAGGCCTCCGGCTACCGCAGCTTTGCCGAAATGGTCGCCGAAAAAATCCCCACCAAGTACCGGGGCAAATGGACCGCCCCTGGCACTGCCTGCGACGAAAACGGCCAAGGTAAGCCCTTCGTCTGCTATATGTACGGCGTCTTTATGGCCGAGGTGGCGGTTGACATCGCAACCGGCGTGACGACCGTGGAGAAGATGACCCTCGTTGCCGATATCGGCAAGATCGCCAACAAGCTGGTGGTTGATGGTCAAATGTACGGCGGTCTGGCCCAGGGCATAGGCCTTGCCCTTACCGAGGATTTCGAGGATATTAAAAAGCATTCCACCATGGTTGGCGCCGGCTTCCCCTATACCAAGCAGATCCCCGACAACATGGAGTTGATTTACGTCGAGTGCCACCGTCCCGATGGTCCCTTCGGCGCCTCGGGTGTCGGCGAACTGCCGCTGACCTGTCCGCATGCGGCGATCATCAACGGCATCTATAACGCCTGCGGGGTCCGCATTACCCGGCTGCCGGCCTTGCCTGAGAAGGTGTTGGCCGGCTTGAAGAAGTAA
- a CDS encoding radical SAM protein, producing MTEILGEVESVCPECLRRLSGRLVGDGDRVRLEKSCPDHGPFSATLWRGKPSFSSWVRPKIPFSGGNRVPAARGCPYDCGLCEAHGQRTCTVLVEITSRCNLHCPVCFADSGDSGPDPDLATLTRMFKEIIDQTGGCNLQLSGGEPTVLPDLPEIVAAARKAGFTFIQLNSNGLALASDRGLAGRLRDAGLSSVFLQFDGLGDEIYTALRGRSLLAEKLRAIDALSAAGLTIVLVPTLVRGVNADTLWEIVRFGLAREPHVRGVHFQPMSYFGRFTETFTPDHITLPEIMTGLAGQSEGLLKTDDFRPPGCEHALCSFSAKYLVLEDKSLQRLGQATCDCTPRPAEAGAATAIAVTARQWGPAPMPVDTAGHPPAGDLDVFLRRARSHTFTVSAMAFQDAWSLNLERLRGCCIHVAQPGGRLIPFCSFNLTARDGRSLHRPRRQSPAKKITPVDGLVATRLGLNGPLRREQLESAQLDSLRRTLRHVQANSPFYRERLAGFVPEELRSLADLARIPLLTAGDIAGQAHRLLSVSQSQVKRVITMQTSGSTGVPKRVSFTAEDLLATREFFLHGMHSLMGDDDRVLVLLPFVQPDSVGDLLLRALQDGGIAAQGLWPPQPLATVAEIIDERKLNCLVGLPQHLLAVAHHIGHGLVKSMLLCSDYAAPALRRRIEAVCGCRTFLHYGATESGLGGAVECFVHKGCHIRESELLVEIIDPGTGEVMPDGRVGEVVITTLGREAMPLIRYRTGDMASLDRSPCRCGGTTARLDHIRGRLAGSRLAGGLLLSQDVDDLLFEIPGLLDYRVSLERANPDRLLVDYVATAATVNFEEEIRRMLLQIPAISDSCTNKKLLIGMIRRVNGFAATHTVKRTILDQRATGEQHAADS from the coding sequence ATGACTGAAATTCTTGGCGAGGTCGAAAGCGTCTGCCCGGAATGTCTCCGTCGTCTCAGCGGACGGCTGGTAGGCGATGGAGACCGGGTACGATTGGAAAAGTCCTGTCCCGACCACGGTCCGTTTTCAGCGACCCTATGGCGCGGAAAGCCGTCCTTTTCCAGCTGGGTCCGGCCCAAGATACCTTTTTCCGGCGGTAACCGCGTACCGGCAGCCAGGGGCTGTCCGTACGACTGTGGCCTGTGCGAGGCCCACGGTCAGCGGACCTGCACCGTTCTCGTGGAAATCACCTCGCGCTGCAACCTGCATTGTCCGGTCTGTTTCGCAGATAGCGGCGACTCCGGCCCGGACCCCGACCTGGCGACGCTTACCAGGATGTTTAAAGAGATCATCGACCAGACCGGCGGCTGCAATCTGCAACTCTCCGGCGGTGAGCCGACCGTCCTCCCAGACCTGCCGGAGATTGTCGCAGCGGCGAGAAAGGCCGGTTTCACCTTTATCCAGCTCAACAGTAACGGCCTTGCCCTGGCAAGCGACCGAGGACTCGCAGGAAGGCTGCGCGATGCCGGGCTCTCTTCGGTCTTTCTGCAGTTTGACGGGCTTGGCGACGAGATCTACACCGCCCTGCGCGGTCGCAGTCTGCTGGCTGAAAAGCTTCGGGCCATCGATGCCCTCTCTGCTGCCGGACTGACCATTGTCCTGGTGCCGACCCTGGTGCGCGGCGTCAATGCCGATACACTCTGGGAGATCGTACGCTTTGGCCTGGCCCGTGAGCCCCATGTGCGCGGTGTCCATTTCCAGCCGATGAGCTATTTCGGGCGCTTCACGGAAACGTTTACCCCCGATCACATCACCCTGCCGGAGATTATGACAGGTCTTGCCGGGCAGAGCGAGGGGCTCCTGAAAACCGACGATTTCCGGCCGCCGGGCTGCGAACATGCCCTCTGCTCATTTTCAGCCAAATACCTGGTGCTGGAGGACAAAAGCCTGCAACGGCTCGGCCAGGCCACCTGCGATTGTACTCCGAGACCCGCCGAAGCCGGGGCGGCTACCGCCATTGCCGTCACGGCCCGGCAGTGGGGGCCGGCCCCAATGCCAGTCGATACCGCGGGCCACCCGCCGGCTGGCGACCTCGATGTCTTTTTGCGCAGGGCCCGCAGCCATACCTTCACGGTCTCGGCCATGGCCTTTCAGGATGCCTGGAGCCTGAACCTTGAGCGGTTGCGGGGCTGCTGTATCCATGTCGCGCAGCCTGGCGGACGCCTCATTCCCTTCTGCAGCTTCAACCTGACCGCCCGGGATGGACGGTCCCTGCACCGGCCTCGCCGACAATCACCGGCAAAAAAAATTACCCCGGTGGACGGTCTGGTCGCCACCCGCTTGGGCCTGAACGGGCCGCTTCGCCGTGAGCAACTGGAAAGTGCCCAGCTGGATAGCCTGCGCCGAACCCTGCGCCATGTCCAGGCAAATAGTCCCTTTTACCGGGAGCGCCTGGCGGGATTTGTCCCGGAAGAGCTGAGGAGCCTTGCCGACCTGGCCCGGATACCGCTGTTGACGGCAGGCGACATCGCAGGCCAGGCCCATCGGCTGCTCTCGGTCTCGCAAAGCCAGGTGAAACGTGTTATTACCATGCAGACCTCGGGGAGTACCGGAGTGCCTAAACGTGTATCCTTTACGGCCGAGGATCTGCTTGCCACCAGGGAGTTTTTTCTCCACGGCATGCACAGCCTGATGGGCGATGACGACCGGGTGCTGGTGCTGCTGCCCTTCGTCCAACCGGACAGTGTCGGCGACCTCCTCCTCCGGGCCCTTCAGGATGGCGGGATCGCCGCCCAAGGACTGTGGCCGCCGCAGCCTTTGGCGACGGTGGCCGAGATTATTGATGAAAGAAAGCTGAACTGCCTCGTCGGCCTGCCCCAGCACCTGCTCGCCGTCGCCCACCATATCGGCCATGGCCTGGTGAAATCGATGCTGCTCTGTTCCGATTACGCCGCTCCGGCCCTGCGCCGCCGCATTGAGGCGGTCTGCGGCTGCCGGACCTTTCTGCATTACGGGGCGACGGAATCAGGCCTTGGCGGCGCGGTGGAATGCTTCGTGCATAAGGGTTGCCATATCCGCGAATCGGAGTTGCTGGTGGAGATCATCGATCCGGGCACCGGCGAGGTTATGCCTGATGGTCGGGTCGGCGAGGTGGTGATAACCACCCTTGGCCGGGAGGCCATGCCGCTCATCCGCTACCGGACCGGCGATATGGCGAGCCTTGACCGCTCCCCCTGCCGCTGCGGCGGGACAACAGCCCGGCTGGACCATATCCGCGGCCGTCTTGCCGGCAGCCGGCTGGCGGGTGGCCTGCTGCTCAGCCAGGATGTGGACGATCTGCTGTTTGAGATCCCGGGCTTGCTTGATTACCGGGTCAGCCTGGAGCGAGCGAATCCGGATCGGCTCCTGGTCGATTATGTCGCCACGGCTGCCACAGTCAATTTCGAAGAGGAAATCCGCCGGATGCTTCTGCAGATTCCGGCGATAAGCGATAGTTGTACCAATAAGAAACTTCTGATCGGGATGATTCGCCGGGTGAACGGTTTTGCCGCCACCCATACGGTTAAACGCACCATCCTTGATCAACGCGCGACGGGAGAACAGCATGCAGCAGATTCTTGA